A region of Betta splendens chromosome 13, fBetSpl5.4, whole genome shotgun sequence DNA encodes the following proteins:
- the her13 gene encoding hairy-related 13, with product MAPSARPSHTGLMEEDESYYGIQKSDRKTRKPLVEKKRRARINESLQELRTLLADTDFHSKMENAEVLEMTVKKVEDILKNRTQESETLSQEAGERFAAGYIQCMHEVHMFVSSCPGIDATVAAELLNHLLECMPLNEEQLQDVLSDLAADSCGSALLPGRSAPSPAPSTASSEDLCSDLDETDSEHNQSATERTESGEALSTVAYPRSMWRPW from the exons ATGGCCCCTTCGGCTCGGCCCAGCCACACCGGACTGATGGAAGAGGACGAGTCCTACTATGGGATTCAGAAATCGGACAGAAAG accaggAAGCCGCTGGTGGAGAAGAAGAGACGGGCGCGCATCAACGAGAGTTTGCAGGAGCTGCGGACTTTGCTGGCGGACACGGAC tttcATTCCAAGATGGAGAACGCAGAGGTGCTCGAGATGACCGTGAAGAAGGTGGAGGACATCCTGAAGAACAGGACCCAAG AATCGGAGACGCTCAGCCAGGAGGCCGGTGAGCGGTTCGCAGCAGGCTACATCCAGTGCATGCACGAGGTCCACATGTTCGTGTCCAGCTGCCCCGGGATCGACGCCACGGTGGCGGCCGAGCTCCTCAACCACCTGCTGGAGTGCATGCCCCTGAAcgaggagcagctccaggacgtGCTGTCGGACCTCGCGGCGGACTCCTGCGGGAGCGCGCTCCTCCCCGGCCGCTCGGCGCCGTCCCCGGCGCCTTCCACCGCGTCCAGCGAGGACCTGTGCTCTGACCTGGACGAGACCGACAGCGAGCACAACCAGAGCGCCACAGAGAGGACGGAGAGCGGGGAGGCCCTGAGCACCGTGGCCTATCCCCGGTCAATGTGGAGGCCCTGGTAG
- the her8.2 gene encoding hairy-related 8.2 has protein sequence MTASSVAHSVGKHPSAKEERKLRKPLIERKRRERINNCLDQLKETVIGAFRLDQSKLEKADILEMTVKHLQNIQSSKLNDPTLGLEAQQKYSTGYIQCMHEVHNMLLTCEWMDKTLGSRLLNHLLKSLPRPTGERSPTQPPPRDEAALPAGRVAPAAAARGGSGSGKPPRSEGPACHAARSQERAALHSSQLGMLEMWRPW, from the exons ATGACCGCTTCATCCGTGGCGCACAGCGTGGGGAAGCATCCCAGCGCGAAAGAGGAGCGAAAG CTGAGGAAGCCGCTCATAGAGAGGAAACGGCGGGAGAGGATAAACAACTGCTTGGATCAGCTGAAAGAGACTGTGATCGGCGCGTTCAGGCTCGAC CAATCCAAACTGGAGAAAGCTGATattctggagatgacagtgaAACACCTGCAGAACATCCAGAGCAGTAAGCTCAATG atCCCACATTGGGCCTGGAAGCCCAGCAGAAATACAGCACGGGCTACATCCAGTGCATGCACGAGGTGCACAACATGCTGCTCACCTGTGAGTGGATGGACAAAACCCTGGGCTCCCGCCTGCTCAACCACCTCCTCAAGTCCCTGCCTAGGCCCACTGGGGAGCGCTCACCCACTCAGCCCCCGCCCAGAGATGAGGCAGCCCTCCCGGCGGGCCGGGTCGCCCCCGCCGCGGCCGCCAGGGGAGGGTCCGGGTCTGGAAAGCCGCCCCGTAGCGAGGGGCCCGCCTGCCACGCGGCCAGGAGTCAGGAGAGGGCCGCGCTTCATAGCTCCCAGCTGGGGATGCTGGAAATGTGGAGACCCTGGTAA